A DNA window from Corynebacterium ciconiae DSM 44920 contains the following coding sequences:
- a CDS encoding ABC transporter ATP-binding protein has product MHSTSSTTTRAETGASVKHVSKFFGGRSGVQALKDVSLEIGSGEIIALLGPNGAGKSTLIDLLLGLTTPTSGEVEICGTSPRTAVERSQIGAVLQTGGLLPDLSVEKTVRLIASTFAHTAPLEEVLERANLTALRRRKVQALSGGEKQRLRFALALLGEPSVLILDEPTAGMDPTARHEFWESMRAQASHGTTILFATHYLEEAQNFAERIVLLTEGSILADGSVDEIRHLGSAQHIEAEFPSSFSPEELSHSPAAELLGGVEHRGGGTWRLSTTDSDALARYLLNHTAAKNLQITAASLDDTFLAITSEGEHA; this is encoded by the coding sequence ATGCACTCCACATCATCCACCACCACGCGCGCCGAAACGGGCGCGAGCGTGAAGCATGTCAGCAAGTTTTTTGGGGGCCGCTCGGGGGTTCAGGCGCTCAAGGATGTCTCTCTCGAGATCGGCTCGGGCGAGATCATCGCCCTGCTCGGACCCAATGGCGCGGGCAAGAGCACGCTTATTGATCTGCTGTTGGGGCTGACCACTCCCACCTCTGGGGAGGTAGAGATCTGTGGCACCTCGCCGCGAACTGCGGTGGAACGCTCGCAGATTGGGGCGGTGCTTCAAACCGGCGGGCTGCTGCCTGATCTCAGTGTGGAGAAAACGGTGCGGTTGATCGCCAGTACCTTTGCCCACACTGCCCCGCTGGAGGAGGTGCTTGAGCGGGCGAATCTCACCGCTCTGCGCCGCCGTAAAGTACAGGCCTTATCTGGGGGCGAGAAGCAGCGGCTGCGTTTCGCCTTAGCGCTGCTGGGCGAGCCGAGTGTCCTCATTCTTGATGAGCCCACCGCCGGCATGGATCCCACCGCTCGCCACGAATTCTGGGAGTCGATGCGCGCCCAAGCCAGCCACGGCACCACTATCCTTTTCGCCACTCACTACCTAGAGGAGGCGCAGAACTTCGCCGAGCGCATCGTGTTGCTCACTGAGGGCAGCATTCTGGCTGATGGCAGCGTGGACGAGATCAGACATTTAGGCAGCGCACAGCACATCGAGGCGGAGTTTCCTTCTAGTTTCTCCCCCGAGGAGTTAAGCCACTCCCCCGCTGCCGAGCTTCTCGGCGGCGTGGAGCATCGAGGGGGCGGCACGTGGCGGTTGTCCACCACTGATTCTGATGCTCTCGCCCGCTATCTGCTTAACCACACCGCGGCGAAGAATCTGCAGATTACTGCCGCATCCTTGGACGATACTTTCCTCGCTATCACCTCTGAAGGAGAACACGCATGA